The following coding sequences are from one Geothrix sp. window:
- a CDS encoding PTS fructose transporter subunit IIB encodes MKILAITACPTGIAHTYMAAEQLERTGKQLGHSIKVETQGAMGIENRLTEADVAGADAVIFASDLPVQGRERFAGVPRILEVPVQLAIKNPAEIFARL; translated from the coding sequence ATGAAGATCCTCGCCATCACGGCCTGCCCCACCGGCATCGCCCACACCTACATGGCTGCCGAGCAGCTGGAGCGCACGGGCAAGCAGCTGGGCCACAGCATCAAGGTGGAGACCCAGGGCGCCATGGGCATCGAGAACCGGCTGACGGAGGCCGACGTGGCGGGCGCCGATGCCGTGATCTTCGCGTCGGATCTGCCCGTGCAGGGGCGGGAGCGCTTTGCCGGCGTCCCCCGGATCCTGGAAGTGCCCGTGCAGCTGGCCATCAAGAACCCGGCCGAGATCTTCGCGCGCCTCTGA
- the ptsP gene encoding phosphoenolpyruvate--protein phosphotransferase → MDYAFDFPLAGGLHAWPAAALRERSAAHSARFEFLNERTGRTASLDSVLGLLATDTRKGDPCRIRVEAGDEAEAHRDLVTFLQGPFLDCDRSVASGTRASTVVPRLVERSGGRWWAGEGVSEGVGTGLAVGLSATAPRSREPQGEPQAEAELQALQGAIAALGARLQAEIRQATHAAPRSVLEVHRALLEDPGWRRGIEAAIREDHLGAAAAVEAATRSAEALLGRSEHAAIRERALDLQDVADRLLRELGGEAPEASRLCLVQPSVLVAERLAPSTLLALDHGLLRGLVLAEGGGTSHTAILARSFGIPCVTGLVPEAVEGKRLLVDGLRGLVIAEPTPEVEAYYRLESEGLRRWTARLATLPEARTQDGHPVQVLANISAAEETARALEAGAEGIGLFRTEMLFLHRPTPPGEEEQVQAYARVLREAAGRPVTLRLLDVGGDKPLAYLPLLPEANPFLGRRGVRWYADQVDLVRTQVRAALRAAAHGHLRLMIPMVAEVEELRWVRALVREVREDLAAEGATAPEVPLGIMVEVPAAALNLEALAREADFLCVGTNDLVQYLFAADRGDAGLAKASHEWHPATLRLLAHIAQGAKAAGKPLSLCGEMASRTRLLPLLLGLGFDELSVAPSAVRGIRAALASLDLPACLDLTRKALRAATALEVEGLLDGALGSGAAPPLLDPDLVVLGADCATKEEALKLLVERLVSAGRTRDPLGLEEAIWAREAAYATGIGFGFAVPHCKSPAVAANAIAVLRLAAPVVWSDEAEARLVLLFITRPDGADEHLRVFARLARRLMDADFRQGLLDAPGADALLDLLRPVLSD, encoded by the coding sequence ATGGACTACGCCTTCGACTTCCCCCTGGCGGGCGGCCTCCACGCCTGGCCCGCCGCCGCCCTCCGCGAGCGGAGCGCGGCCCACTCCGCCCGCTTCGAATTCCTGAACGAGCGCACGGGCCGGACCGCATCCCTGGACAGCGTGCTGGGCCTGCTGGCCACGGACACCCGGAAGGGCGACCCTTGCCGGATCCGTGTGGAAGCCGGCGACGAGGCCGAGGCCCACCGCGACCTGGTCACCTTCCTGCAGGGCCCCTTCCTGGACTGCGACCGCAGCGTGGCGTCCGGGACGCGGGCCTCCACCGTGGTCCCGCGCCTGGTGGAGCGCTCCGGCGGACGCTGGTGGGCGGGCGAGGGTGTCTCTGAAGGCGTGGGTACCGGCCTGGCCGTGGGGCTGAGCGCCACTGCGCCGCGGTCCCGGGAGCCGCAGGGCGAACCGCAGGCCGAGGCCGAGCTGCAGGCGCTCCAGGGGGCCATCGCGGCCCTGGGGGCGCGGCTGCAGGCTGAGATTCGCCAGGCCACCCATGCCGCCCCGCGCAGCGTGCTGGAGGTGCACCGCGCCCTGCTGGAGGATCCGGGCTGGCGCCGCGGCATCGAGGCCGCCATCCGGGAGGATCACCTGGGCGCCGCGGCCGCCGTCGAGGCCGCCACGCGGTCGGCGGAAGCTTTGCTGGGCCGCTCGGAGCATGCGGCCATCCGCGAGCGGGCCCTGGACCTGCAGGACGTGGCCGACCGGCTGCTCCGCGAGCTCGGCGGTGAGGCGCCCGAGGCCTCCCGCCTGTGCCTGGTCCAGCCCTCGGTGCTGGTGGCCGAGCGGCTGGCGCCCTCGACCCTCCTCGCCCTGGATCACGGACTCCTGCGGGGCCTCGTGCTGGCCGAAGGCGGCGGCACCTCCCACACGGCCATCCTGGCCCGCTCCTTCGGGATCCCCTGTGTGACCGGACTGGTGCCCGAGGCTGTCGAAGGGAAGCGCCTGCTCGTGGATGGGCTCAGGGGCCTCGTCATTGCGGAACCCACCCCTGAAGTCGAGGCCTACTACCGCCTGGAGAGCGAGGGACTGCGGCGGTGGACGGCCCGCCTGGCCACACTGCCCGAGGCCCGAACGCAGGATGGGCATCCCGTGCAGGTGCTCGCCAACATCTCCGCCGCCGAAGAGACCGCCCGTGCCCTGGAGGCCGGGGCCGAGGGCATCGGGCTGTTCCGCACCGAGATGCTCTTCCTCCACCGGCCGACTCCGCCCGGCGAGGAGGAGCAGGTCCAGGCCTATGCCCGGGTGCTCCGGGAAGCGGCGGGGCGGCCCGTCACCCTGCGGCTGCTGGACGTGGGCGGCGACAAGCCCCTGGCCTACCTGCCCCTGCTGCCGGAGGCAAATCCCTTCCTCGGCCGTCGCGGCGTCCGCTGGTACGCCGATCAGGTGGACCTGGTGCGCACCCAGGTCCGGGCGGCCCTGCGCGCGGCGGCCCACGGCCACCTGCGCCTGATGATCCCCATGGTCGCCGAGGTGGAGGAGCTGCGCTGGGTGCGCGCCCTCGTGCGGGAGGTGCGGGAGGACCTCGCCGCCGAAGGCGCCACGGCGCCGGAGGTGCCCCTCGGCATCATGGTGGAGGTCCCCGCGGCCGCGCTGAACCTCGAGGCGCTGGCCCGCGAGGCGGACTTCCTCTGCGTGGGCACCAACGACCTGGTGCAGTACCTGTTCGCCGCGGACCGCGGCGACGCCGGCCTGGCGAAGGCCAGCCACGAGTGGCATCCGGCCACCCTGCGCCTCCTGGCGCACATCGCCCAGGGCGCGAAGGCCGCCGGGAAGCCCCTGAGCCTCTGCGGGGAGATGGCCAGCCGGACGAGGCTGCTGCCACTCCTGCTGGGCCTCGGTTTCGACGAGCTCAGCGTGGCGCCCTCCGCCGTGAGGGGCATCCGGGCCGCCCTCGCCTCCCTGGATTTGCCAGCCTGCCTGGACCTCACCCGGAAGGCGCTGCGGGCCGCCACCGCCCTCGAGGTCGAAGGGCTCCTGGATGGGGCCCTGGGCTCCGGCGCCGCGCCGCCCCTGCTGGATCCAGACCTGGTGGTGCTCGGGGCCGATTGCGCCACCAAGGAGGAGGCCCTCAAGCTCCTGGTGGAGCGGCTCGTCAGCGCCGGACGCACCCGGGATCCCCTGGGCCTGGAGGAAGCCATCTGGGCCCGGGAGGCCGCCTACGCCACGGGAATCGGCTTCGGCTTCGCGGTGCCCCACTGCAAGAGCCCCGCCGTGGCCGCCAACGCCATCGCCGTCCTGCGGCTGGCCGCGCCGGTGGTCTGGAGCGACGAGGCCGAGGCCAGGCTGGTCCTCCTCTTCATCACGCGGCCCGATGGCGCCGACGAGCACCTCCGGGTCTTCGCCCGGCTGGCCCGCCGCCTCATGGATGCCGACTTCCGCCAGGGGCTCCTCGACGCCCCCGGCGCCGACGCCCTGCTCGACCTGCTCCGCCCGGTCCTCTCCGACTAG
- a CDS encoding alpha-mannosidase — MRFLRTTALSALGLALAAAPPTPPQDLAKERTLYVMNYSHLDTQWRWSYPLVVREMLRNTLYDNFALMEQHPDYVFNWSGAGRYQMFQEYYPGEYARLKGYVAKGQWFPAGSAWEESDVNVPSSESLLRQLLLGHTFFKREFGTESSEYMLPDCFGFPASLPSILAHCGLKGFSTQKLTWGSANGVPFNVGRWEGPDGRSIIAALNPGSYDAHITTPLTGEAWVKRLDANGLASGLKVDYLYNGTGDEGGAPWNDSLQTLWQGLAAKGPVKVIAGRADLMFEAITEAQKAKLPGYKGDLLLTQHSAGSLTSAAFMKRMNRQDELLADAAEKASVAADLLQASPYPAATLEKAWGLMLRNQFHDILPGTSLPKAYEYAWNDGLLAAKAFEGTLEDAVGAVARGLDTRVDGVPLVVYNALGIARKDLVEALLPAELEGEAQVTAVDANGAALPTQMTVGADGRRRVLFQANVPSLGFAVFGLRPGKAPSAGELKVQGRTAENARYRVKLNEAGDIDSVFDKQLKRELLSAPARLAFQHEKPQHWPAWNMDWNDRQKAPRAFVSGPAAIRVSEDGPVRVALEVIRESEGSRFVQTIRLAAGAAGDRVEVANLVDWKTSEASLKATFPLAAAHAKATYNLDLGTIERGNNDPKKYEVPTHGWMDLTDVQAGYGVTLLTGAKYGTDKPDDHTLRLTLLYTPGVGKDYREQRWQDWGRHSFTYGLAGHAAGWQGAPWLALRQDQPLVAFAVPKHEGPLGRSFSLLRTSSADVAIQAVKRSEDGRAIVVRLQELRGAAARIDLQAAGAIRSAKALDGFERPLADLQPQKGRLALDFTPYQLRTLGLDLEAPARVSAPAAQPVAIPFDAAVFSTNADRMDGGAMEPYASYPSEMIGATVEAGGLRFSMGPRGDGQKNALTCAGQTLALPAGTTRVHLLVAATTEAVKADFRAGEKVTTLEIPRWTGFVGSWDNRVFKDEVDEKTYSINNDLERLAPAFLNAGRPAWWASHRHAKGQDDVYAYSYLFTVAVEVPSGATSLRLPRDPRVKVFAVTAATLDNAGVRPLQPLFPDLVRDASFGARFGKF, encoded by the coding sequence ATGCGCTTTCTCCGCACCACCGCCCTCTCCGCCCTCGGCCTCGCCCTCGCGGCCGCGCCCCCGACTCCGCCTCAGGACCTGGCGAAGGAGCGGACCCTCTACGTGATGAACTACTCCCACCTGGATACCCAGTGGCGCTGGTCCTATCCCCTGGTGGTCCGGGAGATGCTGCGGAACACGCTGTACGACAACTTCGCGCTGATGGAACAGCACCCGGACTACGTCTTCAACTGGAGCGGCGCGGGCCGCTACCAGATGTTCCAGGAGTACTACCCCGGGGAGTACGCGCGGCTGAAGGGCTACGTGGCCAAGGGCCAGTGGTTCCCCGCCGGCTCTGCCTGGGAGGAATCGGACGTGAACGTGCCGTCCTCGGAATCCCTCCTCCGCCAGCTGCTGCTGGGGCACACCTTCTTCAAGCGGGAGTTCGGCACCGAAAGCTCCGAGTACATGCTGCCGGACTGCTTCGGCTTCCCGGCTTCGCTGCCCTCGATCCTGGCCCACTGCGGGCTGAAGGGCTTCTCCACCCAGAAGCTCACCTGGGGTTCCGCCAACGGCGTGCCCTTCAACGTGGGCCGCTGGGAGGGCCCCGATGGCCGCTCGATCATCGCCGCCCTGAACCCGGGGAGCTACGACGCGCACATCACCACGCCCCTCACGGGGGAGGCCTGGGTGAAGCGCCTGGATGCCAACGGCCTGGCCAGCGGTTTGAAGGTGGACTACCTCTACAACGGCACCGGGGATGAGGGCGGCGCGCCCTGGAACGACTCGCTGCAGACCCTGTGGCAGGGCCTCGCGGCCAAGGGCCCGGTGAAGGTCATCGCCGGGCGGGCCGACCTGATGTTCGAGGCCATCACCGAGGCCCAGAAGGCCAAGCTGCCGGGCTACAAGGGCGACCTGCTGCTCACCCAGCACTCCGCGGGTTCCCTCACCTCGGCCGCCTTCATGAAGCGGATGAACCGGCAGGACGAGCTGCTGGCGGACGCGGCGGAAAAGGCCTCCGTGGCCGCCGACCTGCTGCAGGCCAGCCCCTATCCGGCCGCCACCCTCGAGAAGGCCTGGGGCCTCATGCTGCGCAACCAGTTCCACGACATCCTGCCGGGCACCAGCCTGCCCAAGGCCTACGAGTACGCCTGGAACGACGGCCTCCTCGCCGCCAAGGCCTTCGAAGGCACGCTGGAAGATGCCGTGGGCGCCGTGGCCCGGGGCCTGGATACCCGCGTGGACGGTGTGCCCCTGGTGGTCTACAACGCCCTGGGCATCGCCCGGAAGGACCTGGTGGAGGCCCTGCTGCCCGCCGAGCTCGAAGGCGAAGCCCAGGTCACGGCCGTGGATGCCAACGGAGCCGCCCTTCCCACCCAGATGACCGTGGGGGCAGACGGCCGCCGCCGCGTGCTGTTCCAGGCCAACGTGCCCAGCCTGGGCTTCGCGGTGTTCGGGCTGCGGCCCGGCAAGGCGCCTTCGGCCGGCGAGCTGAAAGTGCAGGGCCGCACGGCCGAGAACGCCCGCTACCGCGTGAAGCTCAATGAGGCCGGGGACATCGACAGCGTGTTCGACAAGCAGCTCAAGCGCGAGCTCCTGTCCGCGCCCGCGCGGCTGGCCTTCCAGCATGAGAAGCCCCAGCACTGGCCGGCCTGGAACATGGACTGGAACGACCGCCAGAAGGCGCCCCGCGCCTTCGTCTCGGGCCCCGCCGCCATCCGCGTCAGCGAGGACGGCCCGGTGCGCGTGGCCCTCGAGGTGATCCGCGAAAGCGAAGGCTCGCGCTTCGTCCAGACCATCCGCCTCGCCGCCGGCGCCGCGGGGGATCGCGTGGAGGTCGCCAACCTCGTGGACTGGAAGACCTCCGAGGCCAGCCTGAAGGCCACCTTCCCCCTGGCCGCCGCCCACGCCAAGGCCACCTACAACCTGGACCTGGGCACCATCGAGCGGGGCAACAACGATCCCAAGAAGTACGAAGTGCCCACCCACGGCTGGATGGACCTCACGGACGTCCAGGCCGGGTACGGCGTGACCCTGCTCACCGGCGCCAAGTACGGCACCGACAAGCCCGATGACCACACGCTGCGGCTCACGCTGCTCTACACGCCGGGCGTCGGCAAGGACTACCGCGAGCAGCGCTGGCAGGACTGGGGCCGCCACAGCTTCACCTACGGCCTGGCGGGCCATGCCGCCGGCTGGCAGGGCGCGCCCTGGCTGGCCCTGCGCCAGGACCAGCCCCTCGTTGCCTTCGCCGTGCCCAAGCATGAAGGCCCCCTCGGTCGCAGCTTCAGCCTGCTGCGCACCTCGTCTGCGGACGTGGCCATCCAGGCCGTCAAGCGCTCAGAGGACGGCCGTGCCATCGTGGTGCGCCTTCAGGAGCTGCGCGGCGCCGCCGCCCGCATCGACCTCCAGGCCGCCGGGGCCATCCGCAGTGCCAAGGCGTTGGATGGCTTCGAGCGGCCCCTGGCGGACCTCCAGCCCCAGAAGGGGCGGCTGGCCCTGGACTTCACGCCCTACCAGCTGCGGACCCTCGGGCTCGACCTGGAGGCTCCGGCGCGCGTGTCGGCCCCTGCCGCCCAGCCCGTGGCCATCCCCTTCGACGCGGCGGTCTTCAGCACCAACGCCGACCGCATGGATGGCGGGGCCATGGAGCCCTACGCCAGCTATCCCTCGGAGATGATCGGGGCGACGGTGGAAGCCGGCGGCCTGCGCTTCTCCATGGGGCCCCGTGGCGATGGCCAGAAGAACGCCCTCACCTGCGCCGGGCAGACCCTCGCCCTTCCCGCGGGGACCACCCGCGTCCACCTGCTGGTGGCCGCCACCACCGAGGCCGTGAAGGCCGACTTCCGCGCCGGGGAAAAGGTCACGACGCTGGAGATCCCGCGCTGGACGGGCTTCGTGGGCTCCTGGGACAACCGCGTCTTCAAGGACGAGGTGGACGAGAAGACCTACTCGATCAACAACGACCTGGAGCGCCTCGCGCCCGCCTTCCTGAACGCCGGTCGGCCCGCCTGGTGGGCCTCGCACCGCCATGCCAAGGGCCAGGATGACGTCTACGCCTACAGCTACCTCTTCACGGTGGCCGTGGAGGTCCCCAGCGGCGCGACGAGCCTGAGGCTGCCCAGGGATCCGCGCGTGAAGGTGTTCGCGGTCACCGCCGCCACGCTGGACAACGCCGGCGTCCGGCCGCTGCAGCCCCTGTTCCCCGACCTGGTCCGGGATGCCTCTTTTGGAGCGAGGTTCGGGAAGTTCTAG
- a CDS encoding aldo/keto reductase, whose amino-acid sequence MQKRTLGTNGLEVSALGLGCMGLSFGLGPAVDKQEGIALIRAAVEQGITFFDTAEVYGPWVNEELVGEALAPFKGRVAIATKFGFAIDQVSGQNPGGLNSRPERIKAVAEASLKRLRVEALDLFYQHRVDPEVPIEDVAGAVKDLIQQGKVRHFGLSEAGVQTIRRAHAVQPVAALQSEYSLFWREPELETIPVLEELGIGFVPFSPLGKGFLTGKIDETTTFDASDFRNVVPRFTPEARKANLALVEVLKSLAAAKGSTPAQLALAWLLAQKPWIVPIPGTTKLHRLEENLGGAALELSAGDLKAIDAAASGIELQGERYPAHLQKLVGR is encoded by the coding sequence ATGCAGAAGCGCACCCTTGGAACGAACGGCCTCGAAGTCTCCGCCCTCGGCCTGGGCTGCATGGGCCTGAGCTTCGGGCTCGGCCCCGCCGTCGACAAGCAGGAGGGCATCGCCCTGATCCGCGCCGCCGTCGAGCAGGGCATCACCTTCTTCGACACGGCCGAGGTCTACGGGCCCTGGGTCAACGAGGAGCTGGTGGGCGAGGCCCTGGCGCCCTTCAAGGGCCGGGTGGCCATCGCCACGAAGTTCGGCTTCGCCATCGACCAGGTGAGCGGCCAGAATCCGGGCGGGCTGAACAGCCGGCCCGAGCGCATCAAGGCCGTGGCCGAGGCCTCCCTCAAGCGCCTGCGCGTGGAGGCCCTCGACCTCTTCTACCAGCACCGGGTGGATCCGGAGGTGCCCATCGAGGACGTGGCGGGCGCCGTGAAGGACCTCATCCAGCAGGGCAAGGTCAGGCACTTCGGCCTCTCGGAAGCCGGCGTGCAGACCATCCGCCGCGCCCATGCCGTGCAGCCGGTGGCGGCCCTCCAGAGCGAGTACTCCCTGTTCTGGCGCGAACCTGAGCTGGAGACCATCCCTGTCCTCGAAGAGCTCGGCATCGGCTTCGTGCCCTTCAGCCCCCTGGGCAAGGGCTTCCTCACGGGCAAGATCGACGAGACCACGACCTTCGATGCCTCCGACTTCCGCAACGTCGTGCCGCGCTTCACGCCGGAAGCCCGCAAGGCGAACCTGGCCCTGGTCGAGGTGCTCAAGAGCCTCGCGGCAGCCAAGGGCTCGACGCCCGCCCAGCTGGCGCTGGCCTGGCTGCTGGCCCAGAAGCCCTGGATCGTCCCCATCCCGGGCACCACCAAGCTGCACCGGCTCGAGGAGAACCTGGGGGGCGCCGCCCTGGAACTCAGCGCCGGCGATCTGAAGGCCATCGATGCCGCCGCGTCGGGAATCGAGCTGCAGGGTGAGCGGTACCCGGCGCACCTGCAGAAGCTGGTGGGCCGCTGA
- a CDS encoding NAD(P)H-dependent oxidoreductase yields the protein MNVLIINAHLAYPGWSEGKLNLAFMDHAKAFFTARGHQVAETYVERGYDPEEEVNKHVSADLVILQTPVNWFSAPWIYKKYVDEVFNAGLTTKALLEGDGRTRQDPSRQYGSGGLMQGRRFMISATWNAPREAFDNPNGVLYGGKGTGDLFLHITSNYKFMGFDIFKSPDIPSSLEDYSRHLEEHCLGEGA from the coding sequence ATGAACGTTCTCATCATCAATGCCCACCTTGCCTATCCCGGATGGTCCGAGGGCAAGCTGAACCTCGCCTTCATGGACCACGCGAAGGCCTTCTTCACGGCGCGGGGACATCAGGTCGCCGAGACCTATGTCGAGCGCGGCTATGACCCGGAAGAGGAAGTGAACAAGCATGTCTCGGCCGACCTGGTCATCCTCCAGACGCCGGTGAACTGGTTCTCGGCGCCGTGGATCTACAAGAAGTACGTGGACGAGGTCTTCAACGCAGGGCTGACCACGAAGGCCCTGCTGGAAGGCGATGGCCGCACGCGCCAGGATCCGAGCCGCCAGTACGGGAGCGGCGGTCTCATGCAGGGAAGGAGATTCATGATCTCCGCCACCTGGAATGCCCCAAGAGAGGCCTTCGACAACCCCAACGGCGTGTTGTACGGCGGGAAGGGAACGGGGGACTTATTCCTCCACATCACCTCGAACTACAAGTTCATGGGGTTCGACATCTTCAAGAGCCCCGACATTCCGAGCTCGCTTGAAGACTACAGTCGGCATCTGGAGGAACACTGCCTCGGAGAAGGTGCATGA
- a CDS encoding AraC family transcriptional regulator, with translation MTRMHAPSRTPDPEDDLTDLAKLTRLLLAHAPYDGTFDLRLPGVHVSKASRTDKEMHHAVMQPALCMVAQGAKRVILGKEIYEYDASRMLVYSVDVPITAQVTQGSLDAPYLGLRLDLDPARIADLTAKVYPLGLPKREDGHAICVDQVDDHVINAVVRLMGLASQPGEADLLAPLVMDEILIRLLKSSLGLRLAMIGQEESRIQQVSKAVSWVRSHFDQPLDVERLATLVHMSPSSFHQHFKAITSMSPLQYQKALRLQEARRLMLLTMLDAGTASRRVGYQSPSQFAREYGRYFGDAPTRDIARLREQGGVPGPVAVD, from the coding sequence ATGACCAGAATGCATGCCCCTTCCCGCACCCCGGATCCGGAAGACGACCTGACGGATCTGGCCAAGCTGACGCGCCTGTTGCTGGCCCATGCCCCCTACGACGGGACCTTCGACCTCCGGTTGCCCGGCGTCCATGTATCCAAGGCTTCCCGCACCGACAAGGAGATGCACCACGCCGTGATGCAGCCGGCCCTGTGCATGGTGGCCCAGGGCGCCAAGCGGGTCATCCTCGGGAAGGAGATCTATGAGTACGACGCCTCGCGCATGCTGGTCTATTCCGTGGATGTCCCCATCACCGCCCAAGTCACCCAGGGCAGCCTGGATGCGCCCTACCTTGGCCTTCGGCTGGACCTCGACCCTGCCCGCATCGCCGACCTGACCGCCAAGGTCTACCCCTTGGGCCTGCCGAAGCGGGAAGACGGCCACGCGATCTGCGTGGATCAGGTGGATGACCACGTGATCAACGCGGTAGTGAGGCTCATGGGGCTGGCGTCCCAGCCTGGGGAAGCCGACCTGCTGGCGCCGCTGGTCATGGACGAGATCCTGATCCGGCTGTTGAAAAGTTCGCTGGGCCTGCGGCTCGCGATGATCGGCCAGGAGGAGAGCCGGATCCAGCAGGTCTCCAAGGCGGTCTCCTGGGTGCGCTCCCACTTCGACCAGCCCCTGGACGTGGAGCGGCTCGCCACCCTGGTCCACATGAGCCCGTCGTCCTTCCACCAGCACTTCAAGGCCATCACCTCCATGAGCCCCCTGCAGTACCAGAAGGCCCTGCGCCTGCAGGAGGCGAGGCGCCTCATGCTGCTGACCATGCTGGATGCGGGCACCGCCAGCCGCCGCGTGGGCTACCAGAGCCCCTCGCAGTTCGCCCGGGAGTACGGGCGGTACTTCGGCGACGCCCCCACCCGGGACATCGCGCGGCTGCGCGAGCAGGGCGGGGTGCCGGGGCCGGTGGCGGTGGACTGA
- a CDS encoding glyceraldehyde-3-phosphate dehydrogenase: MNTSKQDSYLKDWQAQEATAERMLPILGSLYRDKNIVVSVYGRSLVNSTAIDILKAHRFARQILDDELSVLDSFPLLKAICKLDLAPARIDLGKLTFHFTTEGGGLSADEYVRRELASVHTGSSPILDEPQDIVLYGFGRIGRLLARILIEKAGSGEKFRLKAAVVRKGAADDLLKRASLLRRDSVHGPFNGIITIDEEENAIIANGNLIRIIYADSPEGVDYTQYGIRNAILIDNTGKWRDRAGLSRHLQAPGIAKVILTAPGKGDIPNVVAGVNHDLITADEQIFSAASCTTNAIVPVLKALQDRYGILHGHIETCHSYTNDQNLIDNYHKASRRGRSAPLNMVITETGAAKAVAKVIPELGGKLTGNAIRVPTPNVSLAILNLELGRSVTAAELNGYLRGMSLESPLQNQIDYTNSPEVVSSDFVGSRHAGVVDSLATIAEGSRVVLYVWYDNEFGYSCQVVRMVQKMAGIELPSLP; encoded by the coding sequence ATGAATACCTCCAAGCAGGATAGTTACCTCAAGGACTGGCAGGCCCAGGAGGCCACGGCGGAGCGCATGCTGCCCATCCTCGGCAGCCTCTACCGGGACAAGAACATCGTGGTGAGCGTCTATGGGCGCTCCCTGGTCAACAGCACGGCCATCGACATCCTCAAGGCCCACCGCTTCGCCCGGCAGATCCTGGATGACGAATTGTCCGTGCTGGATTCCTTTCCCCTCCTCAAGGCGATCTGCAAGCTGGACCTGGCGCCGGCGCGCATCGACCTGGGCAAGCTGACCTTCCACTTCACCACCGAGGGCGGCGGCCTGTCGGCGGACGAGTATGTCCGCCGGGAGCTGGCCAGCGTCCACACGGGCAGCAGCCCCATCCTGGACGAGCCCCAGGACATCGTGCTCTACGGCTTCGGCCGCATCGGCCGCCTGCTGGCCCGCATCCTCATCGAGAAGGCCGGCAGCGGCGAGAAGTTCCGCCTCAAGGCCGCCGTGGTGCGCAAGGGCGCCGCCGACGACCTGCTCAAGCGGGCCAGCCTGCTGCGCCGCGACTCGGTGCACGGCCCCTTCAACGGCATCATCACCATCGACGAGGAAGAAAACGCCATCATCGCCAACGGCAACCTGATCCGCATCATCTACGCGGACAGCCCCGAGGGCGTGGACTACACCCAGTACGGCATCCGCAACGCCATCCTCATCGACAACACCGGCAAGTGGCGGGACCGCGCCGGCCTGAGCCGCCACCTGCAGGCCCCGGGCATCGCCAAGGTCATCCTGACCGCGCCGGGCAAGGGGGACATCCCCAACGTGGTGGCCGGGGTGAACCACGACCTGATCACCGCCGACGAGCAGATCTTCTCGGCGGCCAGCTGCACCACCAACGCCATCGTGCCGGTGCTGAAGGCCCTGCAGGACCGCTACGGCATCCTGCACGGCCACATCGAGACCTGCCACTCCTACACCAACGACCAGAACCTCATCGACAACTACCACAAGGCCTCGCGCCGGGGCCGCAGCGCGCCGCTGAACATGGTCATCACCGAGACCGGCGCCGCCAAGGCTGTGGCCAAGGTCATCCCCGAGCTGGGCGGCAAGCTCACCGGCAACGCCATCCGCGTGCCCACCCCCAACGTGTCCCTGGCCATCCTCAACCTGGAGCTGGGCCGGTCCGTGACCGCCGCCGAGCTCAACGGCTACCTGCGGGGCATGTCCCTGGAATCGCCGCTGCAGAACCAGATCGACTACACCAACTCGCCCGAAGTGGTCTCCAGCGACTTCGTGGGCTCGCGCCACGCGGGCGTGGTGGATTCCCTGGCCACCATCGCCGAGGGCAGCCGCGTCGTGCTGTACGTCTGGTACGACAACGAGTTCGGCTACAGCTGCCAGGTGGTGCGCATGGTGCAGAAGATGGCCGGCATCGAGCTGCCCTCGCTGCCCTAA